The Thermoplasmata archaeon genome has a segment encoding these proteins:
- a CDS encoding NADH:flavin oxidoreductase/NADH oxidase has protein sequence MKNIFEPLTLRSIKSMNRIMMSPMCQYCASDGKPNTWHLVNYGSRAVGKVGIIMVEATAVEPEGRITPYDLGLYIEDLEMYKDITSFIKSNGSVPGIQLAHAGRKASTKAPWDNEDPIFPADGGWIPVAPSAIAFSESSPVPTELSPKEIEKIENSFANAAYKAYKAGFEIIEIHAAHGYLAHQFLSPVSNHRTDKYGGSFENRIRFLIEVVDHIRKKWPDNLPLFVRLSATDWIGSKGWTLSESLKLAKILKEHNVDVIDVSTGGILPNIYIPAKPSYQVPFSREIKKTGMKTAAVGIIYDPVQAEQILERGEADIIAMGRELLRDPYWPLHAAKTLKEDIRWPLQYQRAKR, from the coding sequence ATGAAAAATATATTTGAGCCTCTTACACTACGATCCATTAAATCTATGAACAGAATAATGATGTCTCCCATGTGTCAGTATTGCGCATCAGATGGTAAGCCAAATACATGGCACCTGGTCAACTATGGCTCCAGAGCTGTAGGAAAAGTAGGGATAATAATGGTTGAAGCAACGGCTGTTGAGCCTGAAGGAAGAATCACGCCCTATGATCTCGGACTTTATATTGAAGATCTGGAAATGTATAAAGATATCACCAGTTTTATAAAATCAAATGGTTCTGTCCCAGGCATACAGCTTGCCCACGCAGGAAGAAAGGCAAGTACCAAAGCACCCTGGGACAATGAAGATCCCATATTTCCAGCCGATGGTGGATGGATTCCGGTGGCGCCAAGTGCTATTGCTTTTTCAGAATCCTCACCAGTTCCAACCGAGCTTTCTCCAAAGGAGATTGAGAAAATTGAAAATAGTTTTGCCAATGCAGCCTATAAAGCATATAAGGCAGGCTTTGAGATTATTGAAATCCATGCTGCACATGGATATCTTGCCCATCAGTTTTTGTCACCTGTTTCAAACCATAGGACTGACAAATATGGTGGCTCTTTCGAAAACAGAATTCGATTCTTGATTGAAGTTGTAGATCACATACGTAAAAAATGGCCAGATAACTTGCCACTATTTGTCAGGTTATCTGCCACAGACTGGATTGGATCTAAGGGCTGGACTCTTTCAGAGTCTCTTAAACTTGCAAAAATATTGAAAGAGCACAATGTTGATGTTATAGATGTATCCACAGGAGGCATTTTGCCGAATATATATATCCCAGCAAAACCATCTTATCAGGTTCCTTTTTCAAGAGAGATCAAAAAAACAGGCATGAAAACTGCTGCTGTGGGAATAATATACGATCCTGTTCAGGCAGAACAGATATTAGAGCGCGGAGAAGCGGACATAATAGCGATGGGAAGAGAATTGTTAAGAGATCCATACTGGCCATTGCATGCTGCAAAAACACTGAAAGAGGATATCAGATGGCCTTTACAGTACCAGAGAGCAAAACGCTGA